A part of Aspergillus flavus chromosome 5, complete sequence genomic DNA contains:
- a CDS encoding mitochondrial ATPase expression-domain-containing protein has protein sequence MRGLVLASERFSSLLVVPSCGRNRSTQFALCAGPTRVIVPARDSTQWRSFTNNIPRDASWNVNNDPPNDRRSSRARVASSRLSTTSILEGGGSHYDHVPHTADVVLSTDEDLSALKATFYEIIQDGQPDQVMDALLDPRNEELVGSMPQTVFVEVFHLLSPAYFVVPYREIHRPIHPSAAKLKRFESLDSIFDDFATKLATVVSIRRSAGQALGLAEYTHLLDCARSIGDALMADYIWHSMTEDEVVPDVTCYNYYMEAKVWDKAYTGRERYHTRMTPYAYRHRRFFHPNVGWQGYRTAEKSVRKEVLQIFNRMTEQGYHGDEVTFINVMLASSRVGHVQGMKNVLKVAWNVDIDALATLDPSELPPATSYDRSSPLYPSSRLLFAIAHAFGTNNDISGALRAIELISNSYDIPVPETVWLELLERSFVLSRNRFGPDAKRNSLGKVPPEFVKGVFETMTSSNFNVRPTIDVHRILAKTAWDQARLSEFQQHMCAAYDLLREARQKRRTARDIIEAYLGGASRRGSRIDTTLLQSRGFAEAVHTYDVLRLRTAQQTITMERFARLLVTHKRWTGRDNPVWERCLLPQMLEEWQDFLPQSFQYRVRDGQVNLLGATHWGQHRLTLHNRVAVRRPTAENGVVLDEEAVEMDDDFVWAQYLRSNPDLDLNAAPLKRLFSGVVERTRRPRPSTLDRGYVSEPQKLDSEADELSDLPEEEYAGTQWTAQRQKGREAPGVIPGTFDMIFS, from the coding sequence ATGCGGGGACTCGTACTTGCAAGTGAGAGATTTAGCTCTCTCTTGGTGGTTCCCTCGTGCGGTCGCAATCGGTCCACTCAATTCGCTCTTTGCGCTGGGCCCACTCGAGTGATAGTACCCGCCCGCGATTCCACTCAGTGGAGGTCCTTCACCAACAACATTCCCAGAGATGCTTCCTGGAATGTGAATAATGACCCCCCGAATGATCGGAGATCCTCTCGAGCCCGTGTCGCAAGCTCCCGGCTGAGTACGACAAGTATTCTAGAAGGTGGTGGCAGTCATTATGACCACGTACCCCACACCGCTGATGTGGTACTAAGTACCGACGAGGACCTGAGTGCACTGAAGGCAACATTCTATGAGATTATACAGGATGGCCAACCTGATCAGGTTATGGACGCTCTGCTCGATCCTCGCAACGAAGAGTTGGTTGGTTCGATGCCTCAGACCGTATTCGTTGAAGTATTCCATTTACTATCTCCCGCTTACTTTGTGGTTCCCTATCGCGAGATCCACCGGCCGATCCATCCAAGTGCCGCGAAACTCAAGAGATTTGAGTCGCTAGACTCCATCTTCGATGATTTTGCGACCAAATTGGCTACGGTGGTTTCAATTCGACGGTCGGCCGGTCAGGCCCTTGGTCTAGCAGAGTACACTCACCTGCTGGATTGTGCACGGTCCATTGGAGATGCTCTCATGGCCGATTACATTTGGCATAGCATGACAGAAGACGAAGTCGTTCCAGACGTCACATGCTACAATTATTACATGGAAGCCAAGGTCTGGGACAAGGCCTATACCGGGCGAGAGAGATATCACACACGGATGACGCCTTACGCTTATCGGCACAGAAGGTTTTTCCATCCAAATGTTGGTTGGCAGGGCTACCGTACCGCTGAAAAGAGCGTTCGAAAGGAAGTGCTCCAGATATTCAACAGGATGACCGAACAGGGGTATCATGGTGATGAGGTCACTTTTATCAATGTGATGTTGGCATCTAGCCGTGTGGGCCATGTACAGGGGATGAAGAACGTGCTCAAAGTAGCGTGGAATGTTGACATCGATGCGCTCGCGACACTGGATCCGTCTGAATTACCTCCAGCCACTAGTTATGACCGATCGTCTCCTCTGTACCCTTCAAGTCGCCTCCTGTTTGCAATCGCCCATGCTTTCGGCACGAACAATGATATTTCCGGTGCATTGCGAGCTATTGAGCTCATTTCAAACTCGTATGATATCCCTGTCCCGGAAACAGTCTGGCTTGAACTGCTTGAGCGCTCCTTTGTCCTATCACGGAATCGGTTCGGTCCTGACGCCAAGCGGAATTCATTAGGCAAAGTGCCTCCGGAGTTTGTGAAGGGTGTATTCGAAACAATGACGTCGAGCAATTTCAATGTTCGTCCTACAATCGATGTGCATCGTATCCTTGCAAAGACAGCATGGGACCAAGCCAGGCTGTCGGAATTCCAACAGCACATGTGTGCTGCTTACGACCTTTTGCGAGAAGCCAGACAGAAGCGGAGGACAGCGAGAGACATTATCGAAGCTTATCTAGGAGGGGCTTCCCGACGGGGGTCGCGAATTGACACGACGCTTTTACAATCACGAGGGTTTGCCGAGGCGGTACACACCTACGACGTCCTCCGATTGCGCACCGCCCAGCAGACCATTACTATGGAACGCTTCGCGAGACTCCTCGTTACACACAAACGGTGGACAGGCCGCGACAATCCGGTATGGGAACGCTGTCTCCTCCCTCAAATGCTTGAGGAATGGCAAGATTTTCTACCACAGTCCTTCCAGTACCGCGTCAGGGATGGCCAAGTCAATCTCCTAGGTGCGACGCACTGGGGCCAACATAGATTGACACTCCACAATAGGGTTGCAGTCCGTCGACCTACTGCGGAGAACGGCGTTGTACTAGACGAGGAGGCCGTGGAAATGGACGACGACTTCGTCTGGGCGCAGTATCTACGTTCTAACCCGGATCTCGACTTAAACGCCGCGCCACTGAAGCGGCTCTTCTCCGGAGTGGTCGAGAGGACCCGCAGACCCAGGCCTTCTACCCTAGATAGAGGATATGTTTCCGAGCCCCAAAAGCTGGACTCTGAGGCCGACGAACTGTCTGATCTGCCGGAGGAAGAATATGCCGGAACACAATGGACTGCACAGAGAcagaagggaagagaagcacCGGGCGTTATACCTGGGACCTTTGACATGATATTTTCTTAG
- a CDS encoding putative U6 small nuclear ribonucleoprotein (U6 snRNA-associated Sm-like protein LSm3), whose protein sequence is MADTEDAGTTSVSEPLDLVRLSLDEIVFVKLRGDRELKGRLHAYDSHCNLVMGDVEETIYVVEEDENEEEIIRTIKRQEEMLFVRGASEQLPSHLILT, encoded by the exons atggCCGACACGGAAGATGCGGGCACCACGTCCGTTTCCGAACCTTTGGATCTGGTGCGCCTCTCCCTCGATGAGATCGTTTTTGTCAAGCTTCGCGGCGATCGCGAGCTTAAGGGTCGTCTCCAT GCATACGACAGCCATTGCAACTTGGTGATGGGAGATGTGGAGGAGACCATCTACGTGGtagaggaggatgagaacgAGGAAGAAATAATTCGA ACGATCAAAAGACAGGAGGAAATGCTCTTTGTGCGAGGTGCGTCGGAACAACTACCATCACATTTGATCCTAACTTAA
- a CDS encoding putative GTP binding protein (GTP-binding protein GP-1), protein MAPAGPKLTPEERRRGEIALSDFAEYAEKQQSHRSVAPSDSGYSTASVSRVHEDHAELEILDQLGLSDTPKPTRLKDLLLNTGDQQEDSLQILGSIIQTRIDEGHGEAIFDVGIEDGGESMGFDLTQWETALQRVQEAAGTLPAHCRILVTYNVGGPEESQVRNDRMKGSCGKLLIRQPAETVEEMAELRIAVVGNVDAGKSTMLGVLVKGNLDDGRGKARVNLFRHKHEIESGRTSSVGMEIMGFDSRGEIVTSAQGRKLSWEEIGKRSAKVISFSDLAGHERYLRTTVFGMLSSSPNYCLLMVAANNGLIGMSKEHLGIALALNVPVMIIVTKIDICPPQILQETLSQLNKILKSPGARKIPIFVKDMDQTINTATQFVSQRICPIFQVSNVTGENLELVRTFLNILPHRGHYNADAPFELLINDTFSVPHVGTVVSGVAKSGVIHAGDTVLVGPDSLGQFTTTTIKSIERKRISVNACFAGQSGSFALKRVRRKEVRKGMVVLKKLDQPPKVYREFVAEVLILSHATTIKPRYQAMLHVGAVSQTCSVIDIDRPFIRTGDRALVAFRFVQRPEFLAPGDRVLFREGKTKGLGIVKSVGYDPNNPLNPEAKEANTN, encoded by the exons ATGGCCCCGGCTGGACCGAAACTTACTCCGGAGGAGCGGCGAAGAGGCGAGATT GCGCTCAGCGATTTCGCAGAATACGCTGAAAAGCAGCAATCGCATCGCTCTGTTGCTCCTAGCGACAGCGGCTACTCTACTGCCAGTGTATCCCGAGTTCATGAAGATCATGCAGAGCTGGAGATCCTTGACCAGCTAGGATTGTCGGACACTCCGAAACCAACCAGATTAAAAGATTTGTTGTTGAATACTGGTGATCAACAAGAGGACAGTCTGCAAATACTGGGAAGCATTATACAGACACGCATCGATGAAGGTCATGGTGAAGCGATATTTGACGTGGGTATTGAGGATGGTGGTGAGTCCATGGGCTTTGATCTGACCCAATGGGAAACGGCATTGCAGCGCGTACAGGAGGCGGCGGGAACGCTGCCGGCACACTGCCGTATACTTGTCACCTACAATGTGGGAGGCCCTGAGGAATCCCAGGTCAGAAATGATCGAATGAAGGGTTCCTGCGGCAAGCTCCTCATCCGGCAGCCAGCAGAAACCGTGGAGGAAATGGCTGAGCTCCGGATAGCGGTTGTGGGAAACGTGGACGCTGGTAAGAGTACCATGCTCGGAGTTCTCGTAAAGGGAAACCTCGATGATGGTCGCGGTAAAGCTCGAGTCAACCTTTTCCGACATAAACATGAAATCGAGAGCGGCCGGACCAGCTCCGTCGGCATGGAGATTATGGGATTCGACAGTCGCGGAGAGATCGTAACCAGCGCTCAGGGCCGCAAACTGTCTTGGGAAGAGATAGGGAAACGGTCTGCCAAGgtcatctccttctccgatTTAGCCGGTCACGAGCGATACTTGCGAACTACGGTCTTCGGCATGCTGAGCAGCAGCCCTAACTACTGCTTATTGATGGTTGCGGCCAACAACGGTTTGATCGGTATGAGCAAAGAGCATCTGGGAATTGCTTTGGCCCTGAACGTTCCTGTGATGATCATTGTTACCAAGATTGATATCTGCCCCCCACAAATTCTCCAGGAGACCTTGTCTCAACTAAATAAAATCCTCAAGTCTCCTGGCGCTCGCAAGATACCCATCTTTGTGAAAGACATGGATCAGACCATCAACACGGCAACGCAGTTTGTCAGCCAGCGGATCTGCCCTATCTTCCAAGTGTCCAACGTGACCGGAGAAAATCTGGAACTGGTACGGACTTTCTTGAACATCCTTCCCCATCGTGGCCACTACAATGCCGACGCGCCGTTTGAGTTGCTTATCAACGATACGTTCTCCGTGCCACATGTAGGTACAGTGGTATCGGGAGTGGCCAAGTCAGGGGTGATACACGCGGGTGATACGGTGCTTGTTGGCCCTGATTCACTTGGACAATTCACTACAACCACGATTAAGTCCATCGAACGGAAACGGATATCTGTCAATGCCTGCTTTGCAGGACAGTCTGGATCGTTCGCGTTGAAGCGTGTACGAAGGAAAGAGGTTCGAAAGGGTATGGTTGTTCTCAAGAAGTTGGACCAGCCTCCCAAGGTTTACCGGGAGTTCGTTGCGGAAG TTCTCATTCTCTCTCATGCTACTACTATCAAGCCCCGGTACCAAGCGATGTTGCATGTTGGGGCCGTGAGTCAAACGTGTTCTGTCATTGACATTGACCGTCCCTTCATCAGAACGGGTGATCGTGCCCTGGTGGCTTTCCGTTTCGTGCAACGCCCAGAGTTTCTGGCGCCTGGAGACCGAGTACTTTTCCGTGAAGGAAAGACCAAGGGACTGGGTATTGTGAAAAGTGTTGGATACGATCCTAACAACCCTCTGAACCCAGAAGCTAAGGAGGCGAACACCAATTAA
- a CDS encoding putative solid-state culture expressed protein (unnamed protein product) yields MEPFDKAWHTAADSLRNDYRSSEQQWTQHGEEPISGIQGRGTATDPYDAGNRSEQPGAPQTKKNTALVPEALSSITPGDRSSNLKSSTNKTASGPAAMQPELNPIGETAAKYGSQPHRVPEQRNLGSNLDHHSQTSGLSHGHHDRTSGLNKGSLTTGAEAAAAGVAGAGSDYKRSAGGLGEATSAQSSALPDDSHTPGLRHTGTLGGATSAQTSALGGDTTHPTGLRHPSTQKSGLEKGVEASGLGHTTSTGQTSPMKSALEKDAQATGLRQPASTTHKPVFEKDTTHTPSSGIEGSRNLGSTTSYGGSETQIPDRSSQPIGTHTSTSGLERSQNPYGGSETQVPNRSSQPIGTHTSTTGIEGSGNLGSTTSHGSQSQIPDRSSQSIGTGTKARHPRSSIAEEATSTEARHPSSGIADSTPQESKSTTEQRTPSTTAAEGQSSTQKESTSKPSKKDDAPENVGFPPKTDHVSKEALRGPSVAEPREHWKQDEKVAKAEDNDKPAAAAGEPGASNKADSSEKKHTKDSSHSGGTLSHIKEKVEKVIHPHKS; encoded by the exons ATGGAGCCCTTCGACAAAGCCTGGCACACAGCCGCCGATTCTCTCAGGAACGACTACCGGTCCTCTGAGCAGCAATGGACCCAGCACGGCGAGGAACCAATCTCTGGAATTCAAGGCAGAGGAACTGCTACTGATCCTTACGATGCCGGAAACCGTTCTG AGCAACCCGGCGCTCCCCAGACCAAAAAGAACACAGCTCTCGTGCCCGAGGCCCTCTCGTCAATTACTCCCGGCGACCGCTCCTCAAACCTTAAGTCCAGCACCAATAAGACAGCAAGTGGCCCAGCCGCTATGCAACCCGAGTTGAACCCCATCGGCGAAACCGCCGCAAAGTACGGTTCCCAGCCACACCGAGTCCCAGAACAGAGGAACCTGGGATCCAACCTTGACCACCACAGCCAGACCTCGGGTCTCAGTCACGGCCACCACGACAGGACCTCTGGACTTAACAAGGGTTCTTTGACGACGGGTGCTgaggctgccgctgctggtgTCGCTGGTGCCGGATCTGATTACAAGAGGTCCGCAGGTGGTCTCGGAGAGGCAACTTCTGCTCAGTCATCTGCTCTCCCAGATGACTCTCACACACCCGGTCTCAGACACACTGGTACCCTTGGAGGTGCCACTTCCGCTCAGACCTCAGCTCTCGGAGGAGACACTACTCACCCAACCGGTCTGAGACACCCCTCAACCCAGAAATCCGGTCTGGAAAAGGGCGTCGAGGCATCTGGTCTTGGACACACCACATCTACCGGTCAGACCTCTCCTATGAAGTCGGCTCTGGAGAAAGACGCCCAGGCAACCGGTCTCAGACAGCCAGCCTCTACCACCCACAAGCCTGTTTTCGAGAAAGACACCACCCACACCCCCTCCTCAGGCATCGAGGGATCCCGAAACCTGGGCTCCACGACCAGTTACGGAGGAAGCGAGACTCAGATCCCCGACCGGTCCTCCCAGCCTATTGGCACCCACACCTCTACCTCCGGTCTAGAAAGATCCCAAAACCCGTACGGAGGAAGTGAGACTCAGGTTCCCAACCGGTCCTCTCAACCCATTGGCACTCACACTTCTACCACCGGGATAGAGGGATCCGGAAACCTGGGCTCTACTACTAGCCACGGAAGCCAGTCTCAGATCCCCGATCGCTCTTCTCAGTCTATCGGCACTGGCACCAAGGCTAGACACCCAAGATCCAGCATTGCAGAGGAAGCAACCAGTACCGAAGCCAGACATCCCAGCTCCGGCATCGCCGATTCCACGCCCCAGGAATCTAAGTCTACCACCGAGCAACGAACCCCAAGCACCACTGCAGCTGAGGGCCAAAGCAGCACCCAGAAGGAATCCACATCTAAGCCATCCAAGAAGGATGATGCCCCCGAGAATGTCGGTTTCCCGCCCAAGACTGACCATGTGAGCAAGGAGGCTCTTCGCGGTCCCTCTGTCGCTGAGCCCAGAGAGCACTGGAAGCAGGATGAAAAGGTTGCTAAGGCCGAGGATAATGATAAGCCTG CTGCAGCAGCTGGTGAGCCTGGCGCTAGCAACAAGGCGGATTCTTCTGAGAAGAAGCATACTAAGGATAGTTCCCATTCGGGAGGCACTTTGTCTcatatcaaggagaaggtggagaaggttATTCACCCTCATAAGTCCTAA
- a CDS encoding putative DNA excision repair protein has translation MMESGDINDRPLKRRRFFVDEEEDTKPSPIDSTAASLDASTPRSTHDDEPPVIQSHGVQLGDAAISVNGEGNGYIRDDDQQTTSYTSPQEREGEISGDTIGQGPTSTIQNGALPGIQEERVTTENVPAQEDTDGFDTEVFISIIGERLSSDTIRKIRSVAGGDLERAINVYFDGSWKSPSGSARNQTTLISQPTLSTRSTPVNQTSMFGNGPARKGSGAPADIAPRNTSQPSIRYVGAFGVGAWATRSGVGFIKHGDRVNIERARSQPVSKRGRGGRVFTNNRGDVLTRFTNQAGQEIGRLPQETAAWVSTLLDQKVCKLEGVCVFAPDRVRVNDTIYLQLWCYLRIEAFQSGMLDSSIDDNRSTNIFEEKESTEEKRLRLRQVALVKLFDEIGLQPTSANDMTLKHKKEGLLRAVEIAEQYDKNKKENKSNNDSSEDEESPELEEGQLDTLYKKAQTFDFSMPEADPPPTFSLSLRKYQKQALHWMLAKEKDNKSARGPSMNPLWEEYAWPAKDVEDNNLPTIEGLDHFYVNPYSGELSLDFPAQEQHCLGGILADEMGLGKTIEMLSLVHSHRNVPPGQAADGPSSVSGLARLPSSSSGVVPAPYTTLVVAPTSLLSQWESESLKASEPGSMKVLMYYGNEKYVNLRELCAAGNPTAPNVIVTSYGVILSEYRQMLSSATFSAAAPGGLFSVEFFRVILDEAHLIKNRLSKTARACYELKATHRWVLTGTPIVNRLEDLFSLVRFLKVEPWNNFSFWKTFITVPFESKDYVRALNVVQTVLEPLVLRRTKTMKTPEGEPLVPLPRRTITIEEVELPEQEREIYDYIYTRAKRTFNDNIEAGTLLKSFTTIFAQILRLRQTCCHPILTRNKTIVADEEDAAAAANDGNGFKDDMDLQELIDRFTTTTESADSNQGQESSNKFTTYALKQIQNESSGECPICSEEPMIDPAVTTCWHSACKKCLEDYIRHQQDKGDSPRCFSCRAPISSRDIFEVIRHQSPTTTPTENDLYSSTPPSSTQPAPRISLRRINPLSPSAHTSAKIHSLINHLHRVPSNTKSVVFSQFTSFLDLIAPQLDKAGITYVRLDGTMAQKARAEVLAQFNKTETFDQEEIEDAEREDDINSPFTRKPLPTRNGHASASPSPRVLLISLRAGGVGLNLTAASNVFMMDPWWSFAIEAQAIDRVHRMGQLRDVAVTRFVVKDSIEARMLRVQERKMNIAGSLGLRVGGDGNEDKKERIEDIKMLFE, from the coding sequence ATGATGGAATCGGGGGATATTAACGACCGTCCCTTGAAAAGGAGACGTTTTTTCgtcgatgaagaggaggacaCCAAGCCTTCTCCCATTGACTCTACAGCTGCATCCCTCGACGCGTCTACTCCTCGTTCCACTCACGATGATGAACCACCGGTCATTCAATCCCATGGTGTACAGCTTGGGGATGCAGCAATTTCGGTAAACGGAGAGGGAAATGGGTATATACGAGACGATGATCAGCAGACCACGAGCTATACATCGCCACAAGAACGAGAAGGGGAAATCTCCGGAGATACTATAGGGCAAGGGCCAACTTCAACGATACAAAATGGTGCACTACCAGGAATTCAGGAGGAGCGAGTGACAACAGAAAACGTACCAGCACAAGAGGACACAGATGGATTTGACACGGAGGTCTTTATTAGTATCATCGGGGAGCGTCTCTCATCAGACACGATACGCAAGATTCGGAGTGTAGCTGGCGGTGATCTAGAGAGGGCGATTAACGTTTATTTCGATGGTTCATGGAAGTCACCCTCTGGTAGCGCAAGGAACCAAACCACGCTGATATCCCAACCAACGCTGTCCACACGGTCTACGCCTGTTAATCAGACATCTATGTTTGGGAATGGGCCAGCAAGGAAGGGGAGTGGTGCGCCGGCTGACATTGCACCCCGAAATACCTCCCAACCCTCGATCAGATACGTCGGTGCCTTCGGCGTAGGTGCCTGGGCGACTCGGAGTGGAGTGGGGTTCATCAAACATGGAGATCGTGTTAATATTGAGCGTGCAAGGTCGCAACCGGTTTCGAAGCGTGGCCGTGGAGGGAGGGTTTTCACAAATAACAGAGGTGACGTTCTAACCCGCTTCACCAATCAGGCTGGCCAGGAAATTGGAAGACTTCCTCAGGAGACCGCGGCATGGGTGTCCACTTTGCTTGACCAAAAAGTCTGTAAGCTCGAGGGAGTGTGTGTGTTCGCACCGGACAGAGTCCGCGTGAACGACACTATATACCTGCAACTGTGGTGTTACTTACGTATAGAGGCGTTTCAATCCGGCATGCTCGATAGCTCAATCGATGATAATCGATCGACAAACATCttcgaagagaaagaaagtacCGAAGAGAAGCGGTTACGACTTCGCCAGGTCGCTCTGGTGAAGCTCTTCGATGAAATCGGTCTGCAACCGACCTCAGCAAACGACATGACGCTGAAACATAAGAAGGAAGGCTTGCTGCGTGCAGTGGAGATAGCGGAACAGTAcgataaaaataaaaaggaaaacaaatcCAATAACGACTCatctgaagatgaagagtcCCCGGAACTAGAGGAAGGTCAACTTGATACTCTATACAAGAAGGCCCAGACTTTCGACTTCAGTATGCCGGAGGCAGACCCTCCGCCGACATTCTCGTTGAGCCTCCGAAAGTATCAGAAGCAAGCCCTCCACTGGATGTTAGCCAAGGAGAAAGATAACAAGTCCGCTAGAGGTCCATCAATGAACCCGCTGTGGGAAGAGTATGCGTGGCCAGCTAAAGATGTTGAGGATAACAACCTTCCGACTATTGAGGGCCTTGATCACTTCTACGTCAACCCGTATTCCGGAGAGCTTAGTCTCGACTTCCCCGCACAAGAACAGCACTGTCTTGGAGGCATCTTGGCTGATGAAATGGGCTTGGGTAAAACTATCGAGATGCTTAGTCTTGTTCACTCGCATAGAAACGTACCTCCCGGCCAAGCAGCAGATGGCCCAAGCTCTGTTTCCGGTCTAGCAAGGctaccttcctcatcctctggCGTGGTGCCTGCTCCTTACACTACTCTTGTTGTTGCTCccacttctcttctttcgcaGTGGGAGAGTGAATCCCTTAAGGCCTCTGAACCAGGTTCCATGAAGGTCCTAATGTACTACGGTAATGAGAAGTATGTGAACCTCAGAGAGTTGTGCGCAGCAGGTAACCCTACTGCTCCCAATGTAATAGTCACGAGTTACGGAGTTATCCTTTCAGAATATCGACAGATGTTGTCGTCAGCAACATTTTCAGCTGCTGCCCCAGGTGGTCTGTTCTCGGTAGAATTCTTCCGTGTcattcttgatgaagcaCACCTTATCAAGAATAGACTGTCGAAGACGGCAAGAGCTTGTTACGAGCTTAAAGCGACTCACCGATGGGTCCTGACGGGGACACCTATCGTTAATCGCTTGGAGGATTTGTTCAGCTTAGTACGGTTTCTCAAGGTTGAGCCATGGAATAATTTCTCCTTCTGGAAAACCTTTATTACTGTGCCTTTCGAGTCGAAGGACTACGTACGGGCTCTCAATGTGGTACAAACTGTTCTTGAGCCTCTAGTCCTCCGACGCACCAAGACGATGAAAACCCCAGAAGGGGAACCTTTAGTACCATTGCCACGTCGGACCATTACAATCGAAGAGGTCGAACTCCCGgagcaagaaagagagattTATGATTATATCTATACCCGAGCCAAACGTACATTCAACGACAACATCGAGGCAGGTACCTTGCTGAAGTCCTTCACGACAATCTTCGCTCAGATTCTCCGTCTACGCCAAACATGCTGCCATCCAATTCTAACCCGCAACAAGACCATCGTagcagacgaagaagatgcagcGGCGGCAGCCAACGATGGCAACGGGTTCAAGGACGACATGGACCTACAGGAGCTTATAGACCGGttcacaacaacaacagaaTCAGCAGACTCCaaccaaggccaagaatcTTCCAACAAATTCACCACCTACGCATTAAAACAGATTCAGAACGAATCTAGCGGCGAATGTCCCATCTGCTCGGAGGAACCTATGATCGACCCAGCAGTAACCACCTGCTGGCACAGCGCATGCAAAAAATGCCTAGAGGACTATATACGCCACCAACAAGACAAGGGCGACTCTCCCCGATGTTTCTCATGCCGGGCCCCAATAAGCAGCAGAGATATCTTCGAAGTCATCCGCCATCAATCCCCAACCACCACGCCCACAGAAAACGATCTATACAGCAGCACGCCTCCATCCAGCACTCAACCCGCACCCCGAATCTCCCTCCGCCGAATAAACCCCCTCTCCCCTTCCGCCCACACATCCGCCAAAATCCACTCCCTCATCAACCACCTCCACCGCGTGCCCTCAAACACCAAATCCGTCGTCTTCTCCCAATTCACCAGCTTCCTCGACCTAATCGCCCCCCAACTGGATAAAGCGGGAATCACCTACGTCCGTCTCGACGGAACAATGGCCCAAAAAGCCCGAGCCGAAGTGCTCGCCCAGTTCAACAAAACAGAAACCTTCGACcaagaagaaatcgaagacGCAGAGCGAGAAGACGACATCAATAGCCCCTTTACCAGAAAACCACTACCAACTAGGAATGGCCACGCATCAGCGAGCCCCAGTCCCAGGGTTCTTCTTATCAGTCTTCGGGCCGGTGGCGTGGGGCTTAACCTCACGGCTGCTAGTAATGTGTTCATGATGGATCCGTGGTGGAGTTTCGCCATCGAGGCCCAGGCTATTGATCGCGTTCATCGTATGGGTCAATTGAGGGATGTGGCTGTTACGCGATTTGTTGTTAAGGATTCGATCGAGGCGAGGATGTTACGGGTACAGGAGCGGAAGATGAATATTGCTGGGTCGCTAGGGTTGagagttggaggagatggaaatgaggataagaaggagaggatcgAGGATATTAAGATGCTGTTTGAGTAG